A single region of the Pseudomonas mandelii genome encodes:
- a CDS encoding YEATS-associated helix-containing protein has protein sequence MSADYSILAIIISAGFFGGLINYSNTPKDKDMPFLKGNFFKSISVGIAAATLMPVFFANDIQ, from the coding sequence ATGAGCGCAGATTATTCTATTCTAGCGATAATTATCTCGGCTGGTTTTTTTGGTGGGTTAATTAACTACTCAAATACGCCGAAAGATAAAGATATGCCATTTCTAAAAGGTAATTTTTTTAAATCTATAAGCGTGGGGATTGCTGCGGCCACTTTAATGCCTGTTTTTTTTGCAAATGATATCCAGTAA
- a CDS encoding DUF7079 family protein, with protein MGHLLTEPQLTKVRAALSEPFNDFPVEYDFVAQKVRGVAPDVLYEILYSEVAPVCFTNLVAAVPPVWTGFDPDILRESIETRLVARERNWFRRQFDKVLVRWLKYNYAYIWKEISSRL; from the coding sequence TTGGGACATCTTCTGACTGAGCCACAACTGACAAAGGTCAGAGCCGCACTCTCCGAGCCATTCAACGATTTTCCAGTCGAGTATGACTTTGTAGCGCAGAAGGTCAGAGGTGTTGCCCCTGACGTTCTGTACGAAATCCTCTATTCAGAAGTCGCACCGGTGTGTTTCACCAATCTAGTGGCCGCTGTACCACCGGTATGGACAGGCTTCGATCCTGACATACTCAGGGAATCGATAGAGACAAGGCTGGTAGCAAGAGAGCGTAATTGGTTTCGCCGGCAGTTCGATAAAGTGCTGGTTCGCTGGCTGAAATATAACTACGCCTACATCTGGAAAGAGATCTCCAGCAGGCTTTGA
- a CDS encoding PAAR domain-containing protein: MAKPAARKSDPYSCPLPGHGTNPIATGSPDVFFDGLSAARQGDTCTCGSALSSGLSSTVFINGKNAATIDSGGTHGGVVVGGSGTVIIGSTHTPCEFVPPSLLAGYASWIGFRIPAEESYEGLSCTAHFEDGSSLPGVFDKDNAVKFSNPSGKTCVMLKFEEQASAEALSLTESLLNTILG, translated from the coding sequence GTGGCTAAGCCAGCAGCGCGTAAGAGTGATCCATACAGTTGCCCGTTGCCGGGGCACGGTACTAATCCCATTGCGACAGGCTCTCCCGACGTGTTTTTCGATGGCCTTTCCGCAGCACGTCAAGGCGACACCTGCACGTGCGGCAGTGCGCTTTCATCAGGGCTGTCTTCGACTGTGTTCATCAACGGCAAGAATGCCGCAACCATCGACAGTGGTGGCACCCATGGCGGCGTTGTAGTTGGCGGGTCGGGGACGGTGATAATCGGCAGTACCCATACACCCTGCGAGTTTGTTCCTCCCTCGCTGTTGGCGGGTTACGCGAGCTGGATTGGCTTCAGAATCCCCGCTGAAGAAAGCTATGAGGGCTTATCGTGCACCGCGCACTTTGAAGATGGCTCATCGCTTCCCGGTGTATTCGATAAGGACAACGCTGTTAAATTTTCGAATCCATCGGGCAAGACGTGCGTGATGCTCAAGTTTGAAGAGCAAGCATCCGCAGAGGCCCTCTCTCTTACCGAGAGCCTATTGAACACAATTCTAGGATAA
- a CDS encoding DUF6124 family protein, whose amino-acid sequence MIKPTPNPPDTDPASPYESLDSKKFHEAAERALDHYLNPGANIMASTHEPEPMFLANPAYDTESLLANASESLGSATTMLSNFAALLDNSHRKTLLGITQVVMLGELAVNQALDKVEVKE is encoded by the coding sequence ATGATCAAACCAACACCCAACCCACCGGACACCGATCCGGCATCCCCCTACGAATCCCTCGATTCCAAAAAATTCCACGAAGCCGCCGAACGCGCCCTCGACCACTACCTCAATCCAGGTGCCAACATCATGGCCAGCACCCACGAACCCGAACCCATGTTCCTCGCCAACCCGGCATACGACACAGAATCCCTACTGGCCAACGCCAGCGAGTCACTGGGCTCGGCGACTACCATGCTCAGCAATTTTGCGGCGTTGCTGGATAACTCGCACCGCAAGACGCTGCTGGGGATTACGCAGGTGGTGATGTTGGGGGAATTGGCGGTGAATCAGGCGCTGGATAAGGTTGAAGTGAAGGAGTAA
- a CDS encoding TenA family transcriptional regulator: MSFFDTLQEATQHERHELFNLPVIRDALEGKVSLESYRAFLAQAYYHVRHTVPLMMACGAKLPSRLEWLRKAVCEYIEEEYGHEQWVLDDIEACGGDRIAVRDGRPSLPIELMVSYLYDLIARDNPVGLFGMVNVLEGTSIALATHAAGSIRERLALPESAFSYLSSHGSLDIEHMQTYRRLMNTLDDPDDQAAVIHASKVVYKLYTDMFRGLPRDGEALHEVA; encoded by the coding sequence ATGAGTTTTTTCGACACGCTGCAAGAAGCCACGCAACACGAACGTCATGAACTGTTCAACCTGCCGGTCATCCGCGATGCCCTTGAGGGCAAGGTCAGCCTGGAAAGCTACCGGGCCTTCCTGGCGCAAGCCTATTACCACGTGCGCCACACCGTGCCGTTGATGATGGCGTGCGGGGCGAAATTGCCGTCGCGCCTGGAATGGCTGCGTAAAGCGGTGTGCGAGTACATCGAGGAGGAATACGGTCACGAGCAGTGGGTGCTGGACGATATCGAAGCCTGCGGCGGCGACCGCATTGCCGTGCGCGACGGTCGTCCGAGCCTGCCGATTGAATTGATGGTCAGCTACCTCTACGACCTGATTGCCCGCGACAACCCGGTCGGCCTGTTCGGCATGGTCAACGTGCTGGAAGGCACCAGCATTGCCCTGGCCACCCACGCCGCCGGCAGCATCCGCGAGCGCCTGGCGTTGCCGGAAAGCGCCTTCAGTTACCTCAGTTCCCATGGCTCTTTGGACATCGAGCACATGCAGACCTATCGCCGGTTGATGAATACCCTCGACGATCCGGACGACCAGGCTGCGGTGATTCACGCCTCCAAAGTGGTGTACAAACTTTACACCGATATGTTCCGCGGCTTGCCGCGTGACGGGGAGGCCCTGCATGAAGTTGCATGA
- a CDS encoding DUF2059 domain-containing protein encodes MSMTKITLAVLLAAALAGCGASKDKAEELIETSGLTKNYSTIVEMASASYASRYPMLEREQIRNVVRDKLDPDELKSEMVDIYADHFDNDELDLMIRANKHPEQAMAIILGSKQGRALAEKVMDVQKTIAQDMQEAMVDSDDAIIDELDDMKDELKG; translated from the coding sequence ATGAGCATGACAAAGATAACGCTGGCCGTGTTGCTGGCAGCTGCACTGGCTGGCTGTGGGGCCAGTAAGGACAAGGCCGAGGAGCTGATCGAGACCAGCGGCTTGACCAAAAATTACAGCACCATCGTGGAAATGGCATCGGCCAGCTACGCTTCCCGCTACCCGATGCTGGAACGGGAACAAATCCGCAACGTCGTGCGGGACAAACTCGATCCGGACGAATTGAAAAGCGAGATGGTCGACATCTATGCCGATCACTTCGACAACGACGAACTCGATCTGATGATCCGTGCCAACAAGCATCCCGAGCAAGCCATGGCCATCATCCTCGGCTCCAAACAAGGCCGCGCGTTGGCCGAAAAGGTGATGGATGTCCAAAAAACCATTGCTCAAGACATGCAAGAGGCAATGGTGGACAGCGATGATGCAATCATCGATGAGTTGGATGATATGAAGGACGAGTTGAAGGGCTAG
- a CDS encoding ATP-binding protein has translation MTSIRRRTLTLIIGLMLVGLAVISLLNLHDSNHEIAEVYDAQLAQNARLLQGVMRMPMASKEHADLYQAFNKALGEAEPRVDGHPYETKMAFQVWTLNGEVLVHTASAPSFSAPPSTPGFSDVVDLNNRHWRAFLLVDKQNGLRIWVGERDDVRSDLVDRIVRHTLGPNVLGSLILAAMIWLAIGWGLKPLEDMAATLRARHSGSLEPLQLTPLPSELEPMQAALNRMLAQIQEVMGRERRFIADAAHEMRTPLAVLRVHAQNLLEAGTEQERRESLEFLIAGVDRTSRLVNQLLTMARLEPKAIAPVQQRIDLAATVRDSLVQLTPWLLSKNLELAFDVTDRPFEVVADAAAIDIALNNLISNAANFSPEHGVITVQLSQADGFYSLSVEDQGPGIDEADRGRLFERFYSRGNAHGAGLGLTIVNTIATRLGGRITLANRPEGGLRATLSIPDSQPRDPLQRTTRELPPNV, from the coding sequence ATGACGTCGATCCGGCGCCGCACGCTCACGCTGATCATTGGCCTGATGCTGGTAGGGCTGGCGGTGATCAGCCTGTTGAACCTGCACGACAGCAATCACGAAATCGCCGAAGTCTACGATGCCCAACTCGCGCAAAACGCCCGGCTGTTGCAGGGGGTGATGCGCATGCCGATGGCGAGCAAGGAACACGCCGATCTGTATCAGGCCTTCAACAAGGCGCTGGGCGAGGCCGAGCCGAGGGTCGATGGCCATCCCTATGAAACCAAGATGGCTTTTCAGGTCTGGACCCTCAACGGCGAAGTGCTGGTGCACACGGCCAGTGCGCCCTCCTTCAGCGCGCCGCCGTCGACACCCGGCTTCAGCGACGTCGTGGACCTCAACAACCGCCATTGGCGTGCGTTCCTGTTGGTAGACAAACAGAACGGTCTGAGAATCTGGGTGGGCGAACGAGACGACGTGCGTTCGGACCTGGTGGACCGGATCGTGCGCCATACCTTGGGGCCCAATGTGCTGGGCAGCCTGATTCTGGCGGCGATGATCTGGTTGGCCATCGGCTGGGGCCTCAAGCCGCTGGAAGACATGGCGGCGACCTTGCGCGCGCGGCACAGCGGTTCGCTGGAGCCTCTGCAACTGACGCCGTTGCCCAGTGAACTGGAGCCGATGCAAGCGGCGCTCAACCGCATGCTCGCGCAGATTCAGGAAGTGATGGGCCGCGAGCGGCGCTTCATCGCCGATGCCGCCCACGAAATGCGCACACCGCTGGCCGTGCTGCGTGTGCATGCGCAAAACCTGCTGGAAGCCGGCACGGAACAGGAGCGCCGTGAATCCCTGGAATTCCTGATCGCCGGCGTCGACCGCACCAGCCGCCTGGTCAATCAATTGCTGACCATGGCCCGCCTCGAACCCAAAGCCATCGCACCTGTACAGCAACGCATCGACCTGGCCGCCACCGTGCGCGACAGCCTCGTGCAGCTCACGCCGTGGTTGCTGAGCAAGAACCTTGAGCTGGCCTTCGACGTCACCGATCGCCCCTTTGAAGTGGTGGCCGACGCCGCCGCCATCGACATCGCCTTGAACAACCTGATCAGCAACGCGGCAAACTTTTCCCCGGAGCATGGGGTCATCACGGTGCAACTCAGTCAGGCGGACGGCTTCTATTCGCTGAGCGTCGAGGACCAGGGGCCCGGCATCGACGAGGCGGATCGCGGGCGGTTGTTCGAACGCTTCTACAGCCGTGGCAATGCCCATGGCGCGGGTTTGGGCCTGACCATCGTCAACACCATCGCCACCCGGCTGGGCGGACGCATCACCCTGGCCAATCGCCCGGAAGGCGGCTTGCGCGCCACGCTGTCGATTCCCGACAGCCAACCCCGCGACCCACTACAGCGCACCACCCGCGAGTTGCCGCCGAATGTTTGA
- a CDS encoding DUF7079 family protein yields the protein MGHFLTEPRLTDVRAALSEPFNYFPTDYDYIARQVKGVDPDVLYEIFYSEVAPVCFSNLAAVLPSVWTGFDPDWLRATIEERLAARKRNWLRRQFDKLLVRWLRYEYDYMWKEIACRL from the coding sequence TTGGGACATTTTCTGACCGAACCACGACTGACAGACGTCAGAGCCGCACTGTCCGAACCATTCAACTATTTTCCGACCGATTACGACTACATCGCGCGCCAGGTCAAAGGCGTCGATCCTGACGTCCTCTACGAAATCTTTTATTCAGAAGTGGCGCCCGTTTGCTTCTCCAACCTTGCAGCAGTCTTGCCCTCTGTCTGGACAGGCTTTGACCCCGACTGGCTCAGAGCGACGATCGAGGAAAGGCTCGCGGCGCGCAAGCGTAATTGGCTACGCAGGCAGTTTGATAAGTTGCTGGTCCGATGGCTGCGATACGAATACGACTACATGTGGAAGGAAATTGCTTGCAGGCTCTGA
- a CDS encoding tetratricopeptide repeat protein, whose protein sequence is MKKIIACLLLGALSQSVWALEPADQQRLQGIQQSWAHIQYEVPEAQRTAAFEKLAGQASAFTQERQSVAEAWIWSGIVNSSWAGAQGGLGALSKVKAAKADLEKAMTLDPKALQGSAYTSLGALYDRVPGWPIGFGDSDKAEQLLKQALQLNPEGIDSLYFWGDHLYRQKRYSEARSALQKALQAAPRPGRELADAGRRKEIETLLVDVNKKLN, encoded by the coding sequence ATGAAGAAAATCATCGCTTGCCTGCTGCTGGGAGCCCTGAGCCAGAGCGTCTGGGCACTGGAACCCGCCGATCAGCAACGCCTCCAGGGCATCCAGCAAAGCTGGGCGCACATTCAATACGAAGTCCCGGAAGCGCAACGCACCGCTGCGTTCGAGAAACTGGCAGGCCAGGCATCCGCGTTCACCCAGGAACGTCAATCGGTGGCCGAAGCCTGGATCTGGTCCGGCATCGTCAACAGCAGCTGGGCCGGCGCCCAAGGTGGCCTCGGTGCGCTGAGCAAGGTGAAGGCCGCGAAAGCCGATCTGGAAAAAGCCATGACGCTGGACCCCAAAGCTCTGCAAGGCTCGGCCTATACCAGCCTCGGCGCGTTGTATGATCGCGTCCCCGGCTGGCCCATCGGTTTCGGTGACTCGGACAAGGCCGAACAGTTACTCAAACAGGCCTTGCAACTGAACCCGGAGGGCATCGATAGTCTGTACTTCTGGGGCGATCACCTCTACCGTCAAAAACGCTACAGCGAAGCCCGCAGCGCGTTGCAAAAAGCCCTGCAGGCCGCCCCAAGGCCAGGCCGTGAACTCGCCGACGCCGGGCGACGCAAAGAGATCGAAACGTTGCTGGTGGACGTGAACAAGAAACTCAACTGA
- a CDS encoding DUF7677 family protein: MKKLSNDFSGALRTFAYFMASGSHYMLENVEYLDIYGSEPSAIEMVFAIFANVIEMDSEGNVLNFTYAQRRATDYLRSYCDPSFKVTPPLEDWETELYGPPSLGR, from the coding sequence ATGAAGAAGCTAAGTAATGATTTCAGTGGAGCACTCCGAACATTTGCGTACTTCATGGCAAGTGGAAGCCACTACATGCTTGAAAACGTAGAGTACCTCGACATTTATGGATCTGAGCCGAGTGCAATTGAGATGGTCTTCGCGATATTCGCGAACGTAATAGAGATGGACAGCGAAGGCAACGTGCTCAATTTCACCTACGCCCAAAGGAGAGCGACTGATTACTTAAGGTCATACTGCGACCCATCTTTCAAAGTAACGCCGCCTCTTGAAGACTGGGAAACCGAGCTCTATGGGCCGCCCTCACTCGGACGCTAA
- a CDS encoding thermostable hemolysin, with protein sequence MPDFEWNIPLPLRFGQAEAPLMNLARALPDDVERPVFEAFIQQRFRKAHGADIRHFMPELFGMSDASGSLCAVAGVRMANAESLFLERYLDESIEPLISAAADRPVDRAGIVEVGNLAASDTGSARMSIIAITYLLAMGGLEWVAFTGNIGLVNSFHRLGLKPVTLCAADPERLGDERQHWGSYYESKPWVHVGNIRAGFIHLRNIGMFNRLGLPTSLEESSHVA encoded by the coding sequence ATGCCTGACTTTGAATGGAATATTCCTCTACCCCTACGCTTCGGCCAGGCCGAAGCTCCGCTGATGAACCTGGCCAGGGCGTTACCGGACGACGTCGAGCGCCCGGTCTTTGAAGCCTTTATTCAGCAACGTTTTCGTAAGGCCCATGGCGCCGATATTCGTCATTTCATGCCGGAGCTGTTTGGCATGAGCGATGCCTCCGGCTCGCTGTGTGCGGTGGCCGGTGTGCGCATGGCCAATGCTGAGTCGTTGTTTCTGGAACGTTATCTGGACGAGTCGATTGAGCCGCTGATCAGTGCTGCGGCGGACCGCCCGGTCGATCGTGCCGGTATCGTCGAGGTCGGCAATCTGGCCGCCAGTGACACCGGCAGTGCGCGGATGAGCATCATCGCCATCACTTACTTGCTGGCCATGGGCGGTCTGGAATGGGTGGCGTTCACCGGCAACATCGGCTTGGTGAACAGCTTTCATCGCCTGGGCTTGAAACCGGTGACGCTGTGCGCGGCCGACCCTGAGCGGCTGGGGGACGAACGCCAGCACTGGGGCAGTTATTACGAGAGCAAGCCTTGGGTGCACGTCGGCAACATCCGCGCCGGTTTTATTCATTTGCGCAACATCGGGATGTTCAATCGCCTGGGTTTGCCGACATCCCTTGAGGAATCCAGCCATGTCGCCTGA
- a CDS encoding response regulator: MRLLLIEDDVALGEGIHQALGREGYTVDWLKDGTSALHALLSETFDLAVLDLGLPRMDGLEVLRRLRDSGSNLPVLILTARDATEDRIAGLDAGADDYLVKPFDLAELKARLRALLRRSAGRAQVLIEHAGISLNPGTQQVSYLGEPVALTPKEYQLLHELLSPPGRVMTRDHLMQLLYGWNEEAESNTLEVHIHHLRKKFSTDLIRTIRGVGYLVEERR; encoded by the coding sequence GTGCGCTTATTACTGATTGAGGACGACGTGGCCCTCGGCGAGGGCATCCATCAAGCCCTGGGCCGCGAAGGTTATACCGTCGATTGGCTAAAGGACGGCACCAGCGCCTTGCACGCGCTGCTCAGTGAAACCTTTGACCTGGCGGTGCTCGACCTCGGTCTGCCGCGCATGGACGGGCTGGAAGTGCTGCGCCGCTTGCGGGACAGCGGCTCCAACCTGCCGGTGCTGATCCTCACCGCCCGGGATGCGACCGAAGACCGCATTGCCGGGCTGGACGCCGGGGCCGACGATTACCTGGTCAAACCCTTTGATCTGGCCGAACTCAAGGCTCGCCTGCGGGCCTTGTTGCGGCGCAGTGCCGGCCGCGCCCAGGTGCTGATCGAACACGCCGGCATCAGCCTGAACCCCGGCACCCAGCAAGTCAGCTACCTGGGCGAGCCGGTGGCGTTGACGCCCAAGGAATATCAGCTGCTCCACGAATTGCTCTCGCCGCCGGGCCGGGTCATGACCCGCGATCATCTGATGCAGTTGCTGTATGGCTGGAATGAAGAAGCCGAAAGCAACACCCTGGAAGTGCACATCCATCACCTGCGCAAAAAATTCTCCACCGACCTGATCCGCACCATTCGCGGTGTCGGTTACCTGGTGGAGGAGCGCCGATGA
- a CDS encoding AMP-binding protein, with protein MSPETERFKQTLRSHAERKTSAIALWGDHQKVDYATLYAEVVYRQQRLRDEQVKVIALALDNGVEAMLWDLAALFEGLTCLTLPPFFSPAQRAHCLEQSQAERVIAEPALDDELQAAGYEKTGEFWRRTFNGPNRMPEGTAKLTFTSGTTGTPKGVCLSAESLLTVARELNQASKPADPQHHLALLPLAILLENLGCYAALYAGATLSLPSQKTLGIQGASGVDVPRLLGCLATRAPESLILVPQLLQMLVSAAEQKAFSPYSLRFAAVGGARVAEELLDRAQRIGIPVYEGYGLSECASVVCLNRPEARRLGSVGRPLPHVTIRLAEDGEVLVKGSTLLGYLGEAPHTDEWWPTGDLGEFDPDGFLYLKGRKKHQFVTSFGRNVNPEWVEAELTQRRHIAQAFVYGEAMPHNHALLWPHRPDCTDAELAAAVAEANEALPGYAQVHHWTRLDQPFTPANGLLTANGRPRRDAIIERYRAQLTESVLSEESAS; from the coding sequence ATGTCGCCTGAAACCGAGCGTTTCAAACAGACCTTGCGCAGCCATGCCGAGCGCAAGACCAGCGCCATCGCGTTGTGGGGTGATCATCAGAAGGTGGATTACGCCACACTGTATGCCGAGGTTGTGTATCGCCAGCAACGGCTGCGCGATGAGCAGGTCAAGGTGATTGCGCTGGCGTTGGACAATGGCGTCGAAGCGATGCTCTGGGACTTGGCCGCGCTGTTCGAAGGCCTGACTTGCCTGACGTTGCCGCCTTTTTTCAGCCCCGCTCAGCGCGCCCATTGTCTGGAACAGAGCCAGGCCGAACGGGTGATTGCCGAACCCGCGCTGGACGACGAGTTGCAAGCGGCCGGCTACGAAAAGACCGGTGAGTTCTGGCGCCGCACCTTCAACGGCCCGAACCGTATGCCGGAAGGGACCGCCAAACTGACCTTCACCTCGGGCACCACGGGCACGCCCAAAGGCGTGTGCCTCAGCGCCGAGAGCCTGTTGACGGTCGCTCGCGAACTGAATCAGGCGAGCAAACCCGCCGATCCGCAGCATCATCTGGCGTTGTTACCCCTGGCGATTTTGCTGGAAAACCTCGGTTGCTACGCCGCGCTGTATGCCGGGGCCACGTTGAGTTTGCCCAGCCAGAAAACCCTGGGGATTCAGGGCGCCAGCGGTGTTGATGTGCCGCGTCTGCTGGGTTGCCTGGCCACCCGGGCGCCCGAGAGCCTGATCCTGGTGCCGCAGTTGTTGCAGATGTTGGTCAGCGCCGCCGAGCAGAAAGCCTTCAGCCCCTACTCGTTGCGGTTTGCGGCGGTGGGTGGCGCGCGGGTGGCCGAGGAATTGCTGGACCGCGCGCAACGCATCGGCATCCCTGTTTACGAAGGTTACGGCCTGTCGGAGTGCGCCTCGGTGGTGTGCCTCAATCGCCCCGAAGCGCGCCGTCTCGGCAGTGTCGGCCGGCCCCTGCCCCACGTCACGATTCGCCTGGCCGAGGACGGCGAGGTGCTGGTCAAGGGTTCGACCTTGCTCGGTTATCTGGGAGAGGCGCCGCACACCGATGAATGGTGGCCGACCGGCGATCTCGGCGAGTTCGACCCGGACGGTTTTCTCTACCTCAAGGGTCGCAAGAAGCATCAATTCGTCACCAGTTTCGGACGCAACGTCAACCCGGAATGGGTCGAGGCTGAATTGACCCAGCGCCGCCATATCGCCCAGGCCTTCGTCTACGGCGAAGCCATGCCGCACAACCATGCGCTGCTCTGGCCCCATCGCCCGGACTGCACCGACGCCGAACTGGCTGCCGCCGTCGCCGAGGCCAACGAGGCCTTGCCCGGTTATGCGCAGGTCCATCACTGGACCCGTCTCGATCAACCGTTCACCCCCGCCAATGGCCTGCTTACCGCCAATGGCCGCCCGCGCCGTGACGCCATCATCGAGCGTTACCGGGCGCAACTGACTGAATCTGTACTTTCCGAGGAATCCGCATCATGA
- a CDS encoding YEATS-associated helix-containing protein, with amino-acid sequence MISSNLVAQFDGSDKNKFILFGFSLIAAISSRSFIDNISRKILSQLRETNAKVDEIEIESRHDKKDIAYLMAENLMIKGKLYRKDGSHDEALKMFEKAIKIESSDRAWGLKALQHYYLKQYGEALDASSKALELERSGDEQDYQLHWNHACFLSLLEREVEEIIFHIDQALKLSPELKDKIATEEEFAFARKSKVFCDKYNIPCIDK; translated from the coding sequence ATGATATCCAGTAATTTAGTTGCGCAGTTTGATGGGAGTGATAAGAATAAATTTATTTTGTTTGGGTTCTCCTTGATTGCAGCAATCTCGTCGAGATCCTTCATTGATAATATATCTAGAAAGATATTGAGTCAGTTGAGGGAGACGAACGCAAAAGTTGATGAGATTGAAATTGAGTCTCGGCACGATAAAAAAGATATTGCATATCTTATGGCGGAGAACTTAATGATAAAAGGAAAGCTGTATAGAAAGGACGGCTCTCATGACGAAGCATTGAAAATGTTTGAGAAGGCCATAAAAATTGAAAGTTCTGATAGGGCGTGGGGGTTGAAAGCTCTCCAGCATTATTACCTTAAACAGTATGGCGAGGCTCTTGATGCAAGTTCAAAGGCTCTGGAGCTTGAAAGATCAGGAGATGAGCAAGATTATCAGCTTCACTGGAATCACGCCTGTTTTCTGTCACTACTAGAGAGGGAGGTTGAAGAGATAATATTTCATATCGATCAAGCCCTTAAATTGAGTCCAGAACTCAAGGATAAAATAGCGACGGAGGAAGAATTTGCATTTGCGAGAAAAAGTAAGGTTTTTTGCGATAAATACAACATTCCATGCATTGATAAATAA
- a CDS encoding SDR family oxidoreductase, which translates to MKLHDARVVLTGASGGIGLAIATALCASGARVLAVARHQEPLRPLLERYPQNLCWVGADLTVLSDRRKVLTAAESIGGINLLINAAGINHFAMLEQLEDSDIHAMMALNISAPICLTKTLLPLLKQAESAMVVNVGSTYGSIGYPGYASYCATKFALRGFSEALRRELADTRVSVLYVAPRATRTSMNSPAAQALNDALKANVDDPQTVAAAVMHAIAGDRRDLYLGWPERFFVRLNSLLPNLVDRGLRKQLPLIRRLSQKPDNETLKP; encoded by the coding sequence ATGAAGTTGCATGATGCCCGCGTGGTGCTGACCGGCGCCAGCGGCGGTATCGGCCTGGCGATCGCCACCGCGTTGTGCGCCAGCGGCGCCCGGGTGCTGGCGGTGGCTCGGCACCAGGAACCGCTGCGGCCTTTGCTTGAACGCTATCCGCAAAACCTGTGCTGGGTCGGCGCGGACCTGACCGTGCTGTCCGACCGACGCAAGGTGCTGACCGCAGCCGAATCGATTGGCGGGATCAACCTGCTGATCAACGCCGCCGGGATCAATCACTTCGCCATGCTTGAGCAGCTGGAGGACAGCGATATCCACGCCATGATGGCCCTTAACATCAGCGCGCCGATTTGCCTGACCAAAACCCTACTGCCGCTGCTCAAACAAGCCGAGAGCGCGATGGTGGTGAACGTCGGCTCAACTTACGGCTCCATCGGTTACCCCGGTTACGCCAGTTATTGCGCCACCAAGTTTGCCTTGCGCGGGTTTTCCGAGGCCCTGCGCCGGGAGTTGGCGGACACCCGGGTCAGCGTGCTCTACGTCGCCCCGCGCGCTACCCGCACCAGCATGAACAGCCCGGCGGCGCAGGCGTTGAACGATGCGCTCAAGGCCAACGTCGACGATCCGCAAACCGTTGCCGCCGCGGTGATGCACGCGATTGCCGGTGACCGGCGCGACTTGTACCTCGGCTGGCCGGAGCGCTTTTTTGTGCGCCTCAACAGCCTGCTGCCCAATCTGGTGGACCGTGGCTTGCGCAAGCAATTGCCGCTGATCCGTCGCCTGAGTCAAAAGCCCGACAACGAGACCCTCAAACCATGA
- a CDS encoding cytochrome b, protein MTRESMTHRYGKLSITLHWLMLALFVGVYACIEIKGLLPKGHPLKAMFLGLHGLFGLSIFALVWVRLLGRLTPRPPITPALPKWQTGVSHLMHLALYVLMIATPLLAWLMLSAGGKPMPYFEFYLPSPVAVDPDLAKQFKYWHELLGSAGYWLIGLHAAAGLFHHYWVRDNTLTRMLPGRSNNPINQRQR, encoded by the coding sequence ATGACCCGCGAATCAATGACCCATCGGTATGGAAAACTCTCAATCACCTTGCACTGGCTGATGCTGGCACTGTTCGTCGGCGTGTACGCCTGCATTGAAATCAAAGGCCTGCTGCCCAAGGGCCACCCGTTGAAAGCCATGTTTCTCGGGCTGCACGGCCTCTTCGGCCTAAGCATCTTCGCCCTGGTGTGGGTGCGACTGCTCGGTCGCCTGACGCCTCGGCCACCGATCACCCCGGCACTGCCCAAATGGCAGACCGGCGTTTCGCACCTGATGCACCTGGCCTTGTACGTATTAATGATCGCCACGCCGCTGCTGGCCTGGCTGATGCTGTCCGCCGGCGGCAAACCGATGCCTTATTTCGAGTTCTACCTGCCATCGCCGGTCGCGGTAGACCCGGACCTGGCCAAGCAATTCAAGTACTGGCACGAACTGCTCGGCAGCGCGGGTTACTGGCTGATCGGCTTGCACGCGGCGGCGGGGTTGTTTCACCACTATTGGGTCCGCGACAACACCCTGACCCGCATGCTGCCCGGCCGGTCCAACAATCCCATCAACCAGCGCCAGCGTTAA